One segment of Alistipes finegoldii DSM 17242 DNA contains the following:
- a CDS encoding TetR/AcrR family transcriptional regulator, which produces MTPPQKERIIDQAMQMFATQGIKSVRMDDIAQHLGVSKRTLYELFGDKEGLLYLAMERYFQRDRQRWTELTANARNVLEAMFMVLAQVMDKAEVSSRMMDNLKKFYPAVHDKLTREGMEKNRRSLRGMLDQGIVDGLFVDNINIDLAISVLYYTASALVTRKELMLPAGMTEREAFVQIISNFFRGISTAKGLRLIDDNLKRYELTKYGK; this is translated from the coding sequence ATGACCCCTCCCCAGAAAGAACGCATAATCGACCAAGCGATGCAGATGTTCGCCACGCAGGGCATAAAATCCGTGCGTATGGACGACATCGCACAGCATCTCGGCGTATCGAAGCGTACGCTGTACGAACTGTTCGGCGACAAGGAAGGGCTGCTCTATCTGGCGATGGAGCGCTACTTCCAGCGTGACCGGCAGCGTTGGACCGAACTTACCGCCAACGCCCGCAACGTCCTCGAAGCCATGTTCATGGTGCTGGCGCAGGTGATGGACAAGGCCGAGGTGTCCAGCCGCATGATGGACAATCTCAAGAAATTCTATCCTGCCGTCCATGACAAACTGACGCGCGAAGGCATGGAAAAGAACCGGCGCAGCCTGCGCGGCATGCTCGATCAGGGTATCGTCGACGGCCTGTTCGTCGATAACATCAATATCGATCTGGCGATCTCGGTGCTTTATTACACGGCCTCCGCGCTGGTGACCCGCAAGGAGCTGATGCTGCCCGCCGGAATGACCGAGCGCGAAGCCTTCGTGCAGATAATCAGCAATTTCTTCCGCGGCATTTCGACGGCCAAGGGGCTGCGGCTGATCGACGACAACCTGAAAAGATACGAACTGACCAAGTACGGCAAATAA
- a CDS encoding metal ABC transporter solute-binding protein, Zn/Mn family, with product MYKKLVFIFIAALMGACTPRQQADEKTLYVSILPLRSLVEEIVGDDFKIEVLVPLGASPETFEPTPRQFIGLNRAEMIFNVGLIDFETTLLSKIEERGKVVNLSQGIELIAGSCSHACTHAEQETSGGHGTSHAETHNHSHAHGVDPHVWTSPRALQKMAQNAYAAIRRAYPDSVKYETNYKRLQADLRALDARTGEKIAQSGIEYFIIYHPALTYYARDYGIRQVAIEADGKEPSAKQLTQVIRQAREDGVRRILYQSQFPASAVEIIARDIDAEYVEVDPLREDAIANIDAITDIITRR from the coding sequence ATGTATAAAAAACTCGTTTTCATATTTATTGCAGCGCTGATGGGCGCTTGCACGCCCCGCCAGCAGGCGGACGAAAAGACATTGTATGTCTCGATCCTCCCGCTCCGCAGTCTCGTGGAGGAAATCGTGGGCGACGACTTCAAGATCGAAGTGCTGGTACCTCTCGGCGCAAGTCCCGAAACGTTCGAACCGACGCCCCGGCAGTTCATCGGGCTGAACCGGGCGGAGATGATCTTCAACGTTGGACTCATCGACTTCGAAACCACGCTGTTATCCAAGATCGAGGAGCGCGGCAAGGTCGTGAATCTCAGTCAGGGCATAGAACTGATCGCCGGCAGTTGTTCGCACGCTTGCACGCATGCGGAGCAGGAGACATCCGGCGGACACGGCACCTCCCACGCCGAAACCCACAACCATAGCCACGCTCACGGCGTCGATCCCCACGTATGGACATCGCCCCGCGCATTGCAGAAAATGGCGCAGAACGCTTATGCGGCCATTCGCCGGGCATATCCCGACTCGGTGAAGTACGAAACGAATTACAAACGACTGCAGGCCGATTTACGGGCGCTGGACGCCCGCACCGGCGAGAAGATCGCGCAGAGCGGCATCGAATACTTCATCATCTACCACCCCGCCCTCACCTATTACGCAAGGGATTACGGCATCCGGCAGGTGGCGATCGAAGCAGACGGCAAGGAACCTTCGGCCAAGCAGCTGACGCAGGTCATCCGTCAGGCCCGTGAGGACGGCGTACGGCGCATCCTCTATCAAAGTCAGTTTCCGGCATCCGCCGTGGAGATCATCGCACGCGACATCGACGCTGAATATGTCGAAGTGGACCCGCTGCGCGAAGATGCGATCGCCAATATCGACGCGATAACCGACATAATCACGCGGCGATGA
- a CDS encoding CPBP family intramembrane glutamic endopeptidase — translation MAENDSCIKRSAIILTAFGLFFVTWYFNLGVRPFANFISTCKSIHYILHYLIASIIPAAALLLLHRPDTILYRLGLTHGFGRGLLFGVLSTVPMFAGYAVIGSFNRETPPDHMFTFIVVAGFFEELIFRGFVFGELFRTARWGFLPAATLTALAFGSLHLYQGDDLISASAAFGVTTAGSIFFSWIYVESENNLWSVIWPHTLMNAPWMLFSGSGSGAVGGLWANSLRLCTLLIAIALVVIYKKRKGLPYHISGKTLIINRQYV, via the coding sequence ATGGCTGAAAATGACAGCTGTATAAAACGCTCGGCAATTATCCTGACGGCTTTCGGGCTGTTCTTCGTGACGTGGTATTTCAACCTCGGCGTTCGGCCATTTGCAAATTTCATATCTACTTGCAAATCAATTCACTACATATTGCATTACCTGATTGCGAGTATAATTCCGGCAGCGGCGCTTCTGTTGCTGCACCGACCCGATACCATATTATATAGGCTCGGACTGACGCACGGATTCGGCCGGGGATTGCTCTTCGGAGTGCTGAGTACGGTCCCCATGTTTGCCGGCTATGCGGTCATCGGCAGTTTCAACCGGGAAACGCCGCCGGATCACATGTTTACGTTCATAGTCGTCGCGGGATTCTTCGAGGAGCTGATTTTCAGAGGTTTCGTATTCGGAGAGCTGTTCCGGACAGCCCGTTGGGGATTTCTGCCGGCAGCGACGCTGACGGCTTTGGCATTCGGATCGCTGCATCTGTATCAGGGTGACGACCTGATTTCCGCATCGGCAGCTTTCGGCGTCACGACTGCCGGAAGCATCTTTTTCAGTTGGATCTATGTGGAATCGGAGAACAATCTGTGGAGCGTAATCTGGCCGCATACGCTGATGAACGCGCCGTGGATGCTGTTCAGCGGGAGCGGGAGCGGCGCAGTCGGCGGATTGTGGGCGAACAGCCTCCGCCTGTGCACGCTGCTGATCGCAATCGCATTAGTCGTCATATACAAGAAACGGAAGGGACTACCCTACCATATTTCAGGAAAAACACTGATAATCAACAGACAATATGTATAA
- a CDS encoding helix-turn-helix domain-containing protein: MAAAASGRDNKKEEDRCTAPQKLDTFGVFFMKYNYEIRLKAVKLVLEGGLSVREAGCHLGCGRSQVHLWVTLFERHGLAGLKLRHGSYSAEFKLSVLKHMHQNHLSLLETAVHFGIPGPFVIRQWERLYQNQGAEGLRRKPQRRRPAMSKSKTKKVKLKTTPHEELLKELEYLRAENAYLKKLQALVEERIVRESGKEPKPSKD; this comes from the coding sequence ATGGCCGCAGCGGCAAGCGGAAGGGATAATAAAAAAGAGGAAGATCGTTGTACTGCACCCCAAAAGTTGGACACTTTTGGGGTGTTTTTTATGAAATATAATTATGAGATTCGTTTAAAGGCCGTAAAACTGGTACTCGAAGGCGGACTTTCGGTTAGGGAAGCCGGATGTCACTTGGGCTGTGGCCGCTCGCAAGTTCACTTGTGGGTAACATTATTCGAGCGCCATGGCCTTGCCGGCCTTAAGCTGCGCCACGGTAGCTACAGTGCAGAATTTAAGTTGTCAGTTTTGAAGCATATGCACCAAAATCATCTATCTTTGCTGGAGACAGCAGTGCATTTCGGCATTCCGGGCCCTTTTGTTATTCGTCAATGGGAGCGGCTCTATCAAAACCAAGGTGCTGAAGGCCTGCGGCGTAAACCGCAAAGAAGGAGGCCGGCCATGAGTAAATCGAAGACTAAAAAAGTCAAACTCAAAACGACTCCGCACGAAGAGTTGCTTAAGGAACTGGAGTATCTTCGTGCCGAGAATGCTTACTTAAAAAAATTGCAGGCCTTAGTCGAGGAGCGCATTGTCCGCGAGAGCGGGAAAGAGCCCAAGCCATCGAAGGACTAA
- a CDS encoding efflux RND transporter permease subunit, with amino-acid sequence MKIYESAVRKPVSTVLLFVGVMVFGLFSLMNLAVDQYPEIEIPQISVITMYPGANAAEIETNITRVLEDNLNTVSNLKKLTSKSQDNVSMITVEFEYGSDLNEGANEIRDVVSRVQSMLPDDIDYPTIFKFSTSMIPVMMIAVTAEESYPALSKLLDDKLVNVLNRVDGVGAVSVIGAPEREVQVNVDPAKLDAYNLTVEQLGQIIAAENVNIPSGTIDIGNNTFNIKADGEFKLSDELRKVVVSNAGGRTVMLSDVAEIRDTLEKFTMDERVNGQRGVRVMFQKQSGANTVNIVHEIQKRLPEIQKTLPKDVKMELIFEGSQEITDAIGSLSETIMYAFIFVVLVVMIFLGRWRATLIICMTIPVSLICSFIYLFATGSTLNIISLSSLSIAIGMVVDDAIVVLENITTHIERGSSPKEAAIYATNEVWLSVIATTLVVVAVFLPLTMVPGMAGILFRELGWIVTIVVCVSTTAAISLTPMMSAYLLKLDGGVHDYKGVGIVYKPIDRALEWLDDIYARSLNWVVRHRRITIFSMMGLFVVSLGLITRVPTEFFPPSDNSRISAMVELEQNIGVEYTARIARQIDSIIYAKYPEIVLVSASAGANSSDNAFAAMQTTGSHIINYNMRLTDVEGRERSIYVVSDLLREDLDRIPEVRQYTVTPGGMSGSMSGSATVNVKVFGYDMDVTNAIANDLKEKMRGMKGVRDVKLSRDDLRPEYNVVFDRDRLSYYGMNSATASQAVKNRIDGLVASKYREDGDEYDIVVRYGEPFRTSVDDVENITLYNAHGRPVKLKEVGRVQEEYAAPMIERENRQRVISVQSTLGAGVALGDVVAEVEKLISEYHIPDGVDLEVGGTVEDQGDAFGDLGVLFILIVILVYIVMATQFESLLFPFIIMFTIPFAFTGVFLALWMTSTPLSLIALIGAIMLVGIVTKNGIVMVDYMNLLVERGSGVFDAVIAGGKSRLRPVLMTSFTTILGMLPLAIGTGAGSETWQPMGIAVIGGLTCSTLLTLFIIPALYSVFVNRSQRKEKEKLARLSAEHQASVH; translated from the coding sequence ATGAAAATTTACGAAAGTGCGGTCCGCAAACCGGTCTCCACGGTGCTGCTGTTCGTCGGCGTGATGGTCTTCGGACTCTTCTCGCTGATGAATCTGGCCGTGGACCAGTATCCTGAGATCGAGATTCCGCAGATTTCGGTCATCACGATGTACCCCGGCGCCAACGCCGCGGAGATCGAGACCAACATCACCCGCGTGCTGGAGGACAACCTCAATACGGTGAGCAACCTCAAGAAACTGACCTCCAAATCGCAGGACAACGTGTCGATGATCACCGTCGAGTTCGAGTACGGTTCCGACCTCAATGAGGGTGCCAACGAGATCCGCGACGTGGTGAGCCGCGTGCAGTCCATGCTGCCCGACGACATCGACTATCCGACGATCTTCAAGTTCTCGACCTCGATGATCCCCGTGATGATGATCGCCGTCACGGCCGAGGAGAGCTATCCGGCCCTTAGCAAACTGCTCGACGACAAGCTGGTCAACGTGCTGAACCGCGTGGACGGCGTGGGTGCCGTCTCCGTTATCGGTGCGCCCGAACGCGAGGTGCAGGTCAATGTCGATCCCGCCAAGCTCGACGCCTACAACCTGACGGTCGAGCAGCTGGGCCAGATCATCGCCGCCGAGAACGTCAATATTCCGAGCGGCACGATCGACATCGGCAACAACACCTTCAACATCAAGGCCGACGGCGAGTTCAAACTCAGCGACGAGCTGCGCAAGGTCGTGGTGTCGAACGCCGGGGGCCGCACGGTGATGCTCTCCGACGTGGCCGAAATCCGCGACACGCTCGAAAAATTCACCATGGACGAACGTGTGAACGGCCAGCGCGGCGTGCGCGTGATGTTCCAGAAACAGTCGGGCGCCAATACCGTGAATATCGTCCACGAAATCCAGAAGCGTCTGCCCGAAATCCAGAAGACGCTGCCCAAGGACGTGAAGATGGAGCTGATTTTCGAAGGCTCGCAGGAGATCACCGACGCCATCGGGTCGCTCTCGGAGACCATCATGTACGCCTTTATCTTCGTGGTGCTGGTGGTGATGATCTTCCTCGGACGCTGGCGGGCGACGCTTATCATCTGCATGACGATCCCCGTCTCGCTGATCTGCTCGTTCATCTACCTCTTCGCCACGGGATCGACGCTGAACATCATTTCGCTCTCGTCGCTCTCGATCGCCATCGGTATGGTCGTCGATGACGCCATCGTGGTGCTGGAGAACATTACGACCCATATCGAGCGGGGATCGAGTCCCAAGGAGGCCGCCATCTACGCCACCAACGAGGTGTGGCTGTCGGTCATCGCCACCACGCTGGTGGTCGTCGCCGTGTTCCTGCCGCTGACGATGGTGCCGGGCATGGCCGGTATCCTCTTCCGCGAGCTGGGCTGGATCGTGACGATCGTGGTCTGCGTCTCGACGACGGCGGCCATCTCGCTCACGCCGATGATGTCGGCCTACCTCCTCAAACTCGACGGAGGCGTACACGACTACAAAGGCGTCGGCATCGTCTACAAGCCGATCGACCGTGCGCTCGAATGGCTCGACGACATCTACGCCCGTTCATTGAACTGGGTGGTCCGCCACCGCCGCATCACGATCTTCTCGATGATGGGCCTTTTCGTCGTTTCGCTGGGACTGATCACCCGCGTGCCGACCGAGTTCTTCCCGCCTTCGGACAACAGCCGTATCTCGGCGATGGTCGAGCTGGAGCAGAATATCGGCGTGGAGTATACGGCGCGCATCGCCCGGCAGATCGACAGCATCATCTATGCGAAATATCCTGAGATCGTGCTGGTGTCGGCTTCGGCCGGAGCCAACTCTTCGGACAACGCCTTCGCCGCGATGCAGACCACCGGCTCGCATATCATCAACTACAACATGCGTCTGACGGATGTCGAGGGGCGCGAGCGTTCGATCTACGTCGTTTCCGACCTGCTGCGCGAAGACCTCGACCGGATTCCCGAAGTGCGTCAGTACACGGTGACGCCGGGCGGCATGTCGGGCAGCATGAGCGGCTCGGCGACGGTCAATGTCAAGGTTTTCGGCTATGATATGGACGTCACGAACGCCATCGCCAACGACCTGAAGGAGAAGATGCGCGGGATGAAAGGCGTGCGCGACGTGAAACTTTCGCGCGACGACCTGCGCCCCGAATACAACGTGGTCTTCGACCGCGACCGCCTGTCGTATTACGGGATGAACAGCGCCACTGCGTCGCAGGCCGTGAAAAACCGGATCGACGGTCTCGTGGCGTCGAAGTACCGCGAGGACGGCGACGAATACGACATCGTCGTACGCTACGGCGAGCCATTCCGCACCTCGGTCGATGACGTGGAGAACATCACGCTTTACAACGCGCATGGCCGCCCCGTGAAACTCAAGGAGGTCGGCCGGGTGCAGGAGGAGTATGCCGCTCCGATGATCGAGCGCGAGAACCGCCAGCGCGTGATCTCGGTGCAATCGACGCTGGGCGCCGGCGTCGCGCTGGGCGACGTGGTGGCCGAGGTCGAAAAGCTGATCTCCGAATACCACATCCCCGACGGCGTGGACCTCGAAGTGGGCGGCACGGTCGAGGATCAGGGCGACGCTTTCGGCGATTTGGGCGTGCTGTTCATCCTGATCGTCATTCTGGTCTATATCGTGATGGCCACGCAGTTCGAGTCGCTGCTGTTCCCGTTCATCATCATGTTCACCATTCCGTTCGCCTTCACGGGCGTGTTCCTCGCGCTGTGGATGACTTCCACGCCACTGTCGCTCATCGCCCTGATCGGCGCCATCATGCTGGTGGGTATCGTGACCAAGAACGGTATCGTGATGGTGGACTACATGAACCTGCTGGTCGAGCGCGGTTCGGGCGTCTTCGACGCCGTGATCGCCGGCGGCAAGAGCCGTCTGCGTCCCGTGCTGATGACCTCGTTCACGACTATTCTGGGCATGCTGCCGCTGGCGATCGGTACGGGCGCAGGCTCGGAGACGTGGCAGCCGATGGGTATCGCCGTGATCGGCGGTCTGACCTGTTCGACCCTGCTGACGCTGTTTATCATTCCTGCGCTCTATTCGGTATTCGTGAACCGTTCCCAGCGCAAGGAGAAGGAGAAACTGGCCCGTCTGTCGGCCGAACATCAGGCGAGTGTGCATTAA
- a CDS encoding IS3 family transposase, translating into MAGLSRGAHCPRERERAQAIEGLRPQCRLSVLLKAAGMARSTFYYHFRKSKQPDKYAREKESIIRLYHEHKGRYGYRRITVEMNKIGYAINHKTVLKLMNICGIKSQVRLRKYCSYKGQIGRIAPNLLQRDFAAEKPNQKWVTDLTEFSVCGVKLYLSPIMDLYNREIISYKIAERPNFMQIMKMLDDAFARIPDSPGIVLHSDQGWQYQMKQYQLRLRQKGITQSMSRKGNCLDNAAMESFFGLLKSELLYLQKFSSIDHFRKELEEYIDYYNNKRIKKYLNNMSPVQYRTHAI; encoded by the coding sequence ATTGCAGGCCTTAGTCGAGGAGCGCATTGTCCGCGAGAGCGGGAAAGAGCCCAAGCCATCGAAGGACTAAGGCCGCAGTGCCGGCTTTCAGTATTGCTCAAAGCCGCAGGGATGGCGCGAAGCACATTTTATTATCACTTCAGAAAATCAAAACAACCCGATAAATATGCTCGCGAAAAAGAGAGTATTATAAGGTTATATCACGAACATAAGGGGCGTTATGGTTATCGGCGCATTACCGTTGAAATGAATAAGATCGGATATGCGATAAATCACAAAACCGTACTTAAGCTGATGAATATTTGCGGGATAAAAAGTCAGGTCAGGCTCCGTAAATACTGTTCATACAAAGGACAGATCGGACGGATAGCGCCCAATCTTCTGCAACGCGACTTTGCAGCCGAAAAACCGAATCAGAAGTGGGTTACTGACCTTACGGAATTTTCGGTTTGCGGCGTAAAGTTATATCTATCGCCGATTATGGACTTATATAACCGGGAGATTATTAGCTATAAAATAGCTGAACGCCCTAACTTTATGCAGATCATGAAGATGCTGGACGATGCGTTTGCCAGAATACCGGATTCTCCGGGTATTGTCTTGCATTCCGACCAGGGCTGGCAGTATCAGATGAAGCAGTATCAGCTCCGTTTAAGACAGAAAGGTATTACACAGAGCATGTCGCGCAAGGGTAACTGTCTGGATAACGCTGCTATGGAAAGTTTCTTTGGATTATTGAAGTCCGAATTATTATATTTGCAAAAATTCTCATCCATAGACCATTTCCGAAAAGAATTGGAAGAATATATCGACTACTACAATAACAAGCGGATAAAGAAATACTTAAACAACATGAGCCCGGTACAATACCGAACTCATGCCATCTAA
- a CDS encoding efflux RND transporter periplasmic adaptor subunit, with protein sequence MKNLTVMLIAAAALAGCTGKKTADVQQETRVLTKTETAVSAPVQLAEEFTSEIEPYKQNDITPAASGVHIDRILVEVGDPVRQGQLIVTLDPTQYTQQLVQLKTVEDDYNRLLPVYEAGGISAQQIEQAKAQLDVQREVVANLKKNIEVHSPITGVVTARNYESGDLFAAQPILHIMQIDPLKVVANISEQYFRNVKVGMPVDLKVDIFPGETFPGTVSLIYPALDPATRTFKVEVKVPNAKRTLRPGMFARTGFNMGEKEGVMVPDVAVQKQVGTAERFLYVIKGDSVAERRRVEVGRQVGDRVDILSGVAPGERVAVTALSKLFDGAKVEVKQN encoded by the coding sequence ATGAAGAATTTAACAGTTATGTTGATCGCCGCCGCAGCCCTCGCCGGCTGCACGGGCAAAAAAACCGCCGACGTCCAGCAGGAGACCCGTGTGCTGACCAAAACCGAGACGGCCGTCTCAGCTCCGGTGCAGCTTGCCGAGGAGTTCACCTCCGAAATCGAACCTTACAAGCAGAACGACATCACGCCCGCGGCGTCGGGCGTGCATATCGACCGGATTCTGGTCGAGGTGGGCGATCCCGTGCGTCAGGGTCAGCTGATCGTGACGCTCGACCCCACGCAGTACACCCAGCAGCTCGTGCAGCTGAAGACCGTCGAGGACGACTACAACCGCCTGCTTCCGGTCTACGAGGCGGGGGGAATCTCGGCCCAGCAGATCGAGCAGGCCAAGGCCCAGCTCGACGTGCAGCGCGAAGTGGTCGCCAACCTCAAGAAGAATATCGAGGTCCATTCGCCCATTACGGGCGTCGTCACGGCCCGCAACTACGAGTCGGGCGACCTGTTCGCCGCGCAGCCTATCCTGCATATCATGCAGATCGATCCGCTGAAGGTCGTCGCCAACATTTCGGAGCAGTATTTCCGCAACGTGAAGGTCGGCATGCCCGTCGATCTGAAGGTCGATATCTTCCCCGGCGAGACCTTCCCCGGCACCGTGTCGCTGATCTATCCGGCGCTCGATCCCGCGACCCGCACGTTCAAGGTCGAGGTGAAGGTGCCCAACGCCAAGCGTACGCTGCGTCCGGGCATGTTCGCCCGCACGGGATTCAACATGGGCGAGAAAGAGGGTGTCATGGTGCCCGACGTGGCGGTCCAGAAACAGGTGGGCACCGCCGAGCGGTTCCTCTATGTCATCAAGGGTGACAGCGTCGCCGAACGCCGCCGGGTCGAGGTGGGCCGTCAGGTCGGCGACCGCGTGGACATCCTTTCGGGCGTCGCTCCGGGCGAGCGGGTTGCCGTGACGGCTTTGTCGAAGCTTTTCGACGGCGCCAAGGTCGAAGTCAAACAGAATTAA
- a CDS encoding metal ABC transporter ATP-binding protein, which produces MNLVTLRDVGVAYDGYEALQHVDLEIAKNDFLGVIGPNGGGKTTLVKAILGTVPHTGEVRLAPELFRDKERLIGYMPQLSDFDRTFPISVLEVVLSGLQGHKGIFSRYTKADRAKALGLLETAGVADTARNPIGEVSGGQMQRALLCRAVISDPKLLILDEPANFVDNKFENELYRTLHELNRRMAIVMVSHDIGTISSVVKEIVCVNRRVHRHRSNIITEEQLRNYDCPIQLVSHGHIPHTVLEHHPGDCCCDHE; this is translated from the coding sequence ATGAATCTGGTAACGCTACGCGACGTCGGCGTCGCATACGACGGCTACGAAGCCCTGCAGCACGTCGATCTGGAGATTGCGAAAAACGACTTTCTGGGTGTCATCGGCCCGAACGGCGGCGGCAAGACGACCCTTGTGAAGGCGATTCTGGGCACGGTGCCCCATACCGGAGAGGTGCGGCTCGCACCCGAACTGTTCCGGGACAAGGAGCGGCTGATCGGCTACATGCCCCAGCTATCGGATTTCGACCGCACGTTCCCCATCTCGGTGCTCGAAGTGGTATTGTCGGGTTTGCAGGGGCACAAGGGAATTTTCAGCCGCTATACGAAAGCCGACCGCGCAAAAGCACTCGGCCTGCTGGAAACGGCGGGCGTGGCCGATACGGCCCGCAACCCTATCGGCGAAGTTTCGGGCGGCCAGATGCAGCGGGCGCTGCTGTGCAGAGCCGTCATTTCCGATCCCAAACTGCTGATTCTGGACGAGCCGGCCAACTTCGTGGACAACAAATTCGAAAACGAACTCTACCGCACGCTGCACGAACTGAACCGCCGCATGGCAATCGTCATGGTGTCGCACGACATCGGCACCATCTCAAGCGTCGTGAAGGAGATCGTCTGCGTGAACCGCCGTGTACACCGCCACCGCTCGAACATCATCACCGAAGAGCAGCTGCGCAACTACGACTGCCCCATCCAGCTCGTGTCGCACGGGCACATTCCCCACACGGTGCTGGAGCATCATCCGGGCGACTGCTGTTGCGACCACGAATAA
- a CDS encoding PG0541 family transporter-associated protein, with product MKAVFLSYNQALTDRVNAILDEQGIRGFTRWALTEGRGSVDGEPHYGTHAWPSMNASIMAIVDDEKVAPLMAAFREMDAATKLQGSRAFVWNIEQTY from the coding sequence ATGAAAGCAGTATTCTTATCCTATAATCAGGCGCTTACCGACCGTGTGAACGCCATCCTCGACGAGCAGGGCATCCGCGGCTTCACCCGCTGGGCGCTGACCGAGGGCCGCGGCTCCGTCGACGGCGAACCGCATTACGGCACGCATGCGTGGCCGTCGATGAATGCTTCGATCATGGCGATCGTCGACGACGAAAAGGTCGCGCCGCTGATGGCGGCCTTCCGTGAAATGGACGCCGCCACCAAACTGCAGGGCTCGCGGGCCTTCGTCTGGAATATCGAGCAGACCTACTGA
- a CDS encoding TolC family protein, whose amino-acid sequence MKKLILTVCLAATGVFGAAAQMRLTLGEALDLALSENPTVKVAEMEVQRFDYVKRQTWGSWIPQISVGGTYTRSIVKQSMTKGLSFGADNTLAAQGDATWTLFAPAVFRTLKMNDVQRAAAVESARSSRITLVAEVKKAFYNILLAEQSLEVLRESQATVQRTVDDTRLQYDNGLASEYDLLTAQVQLSNLKPSILQTENSIRLAKLMLKMYLSIPENVEIEVVGELDAMRDAVLAGTDGLTTDVQDNSDLRTLELQEDLLKRQLKVANAGRMPTVTAFFTATYTGNDIDMTKLNFGGAEGGQPGDVLDGSKFWWQHPMSAGLQVSIPIFSGLTKMNRSREIKNQISQIGLQRDYARQQIDVEVRAALNDLLTARETMYAQELTVAQARKAYSISDTRYRAGAGTILELNSAQLAQTQAELNFSQAIFDYLTAKAEYDRIVGKEN is encoded by the coding sequence ATGAAAAAACTGATTTTAACCGTGTGTCTTGCTGCGACGGGCGTTTTCGGCGCTGCGGCACAAATGCGTCTCACGCTCGGTGAGGCCCTCGATCTGGCGCTGAGCGAGAACCCGACCGTCAAGGTCGCCGAAATGGAGGTGCAGCGCTTCGACTATGTGAAGCGGCAGACGTGGGGGAGCTGGATACCTCAGATTTCGGTCGGCGGCACCTATACCCGCTCGATCGTCAAGCAGAGCATGACCAAGGGGCTTTCGTTCGGAGCCGACAATACGCTGGCGGCGCAGGGCGACGCCACGTGGACGCTCTTCGCTCCGGCGGTGTTCCGCACGCTGAAGATGAACGACGTCCAGCGGGCTGCCGCCGTGGAGTCGGCGCGCTCGTCGCGGATTACGCTGGTCGCCGAAGTCAAAAAGGCCTTCTATAACATTCTGCTGGCCGAGCAGTCGCTCGAAGTGCTCCGCGAATCTCAGGCCACCGTGCAGCGCACCGTGGACGACACCAGATTGCAGTACGACAACGGACTTGCGTCGGAATACGACCTGCTTACGGCGCAGGTGCAGCTGAGCAACCTGAAGCCCTCGATCCTGCAGACCGAGAATTCGATCCGCTTGGCCAAGCTGATGCTCAAAATGTACCTTTCGATCCCTGAGAACGTCGAAATCGAAGTCGTCGGAGAGCTGGACGCCATGCGCGACGCGGTGCTGGCGGGAACCGACGGCCTGACGACCGACGTGCAGGATAACTCCGACCTGCGTACGCTCGAACTGCAGGAGGATCTGCTCAAACGTCAGCTCAAAGTGGCGAACGCCGGACGCATGCCCACGGTCACCGCATTCTTTACGGCGACCTATACTGGTAACGATATCGACATGACGAAGCTCAATTTCGGCGGTGCGGAGGGAGGACAGCCGGGCGACGTGCTCGACGGTTCCAAATTCTGGTGGCAGCACCCGATGTCGGCCGGCCTGCAGGTTTCGATCCCTATTTTTTCGGGCCTTACGAAGATGAACAGGTCGCGCGAGATCAAGAACCAGATTTCGCAGATCGGTCTCCAGCGGGATTATGCCCGGCAGCAGATCGACGTCGAGGTCCGCGCGGCCCTGAACGACCTGCTCACCGCGCGCGAGACGATGTATGCGCAGGAGCTGACCGTCGCGCAGGCCCGCAAGGCCTACAGCATCTCCGACACCCGCTACCGTGCGGGCGCGGGAACGATCCTCGAACTGAACAGCGCGCAGCTGGCGCAGACGCAGGCTGAGTTGAACTTTTCGCAGGCGATTTTCGACTACCTGACCGCCAAGGCCGAGTACGACCGCATCGTCGGCAAGGAGAATTAG